One genomic window of Gimesia chilikensis includes the following:
- a CDS encoding protein arginine kinase, protein MNLDAFTRTSGEWLRGTGPDSDIVMSSRIRLARNLAQFPFINRCTESTLGEIEQLMRPIITNLPMQEKLSYLNVNKLSNLDRQFIVERQMISREHAERSGPRGVGLDNEENIGIMVNEEDHLRLQVLRSGFSLDECWDTINRIDDLLESEVTYAFSEEFGYLTACPTNVGTGIRVSVMLHLPALVITKEIQKVFQALQKINLAVRGLYGEGSQAMGDFYQISNQVTLGQTEHQLIDSIKEVVPNIISYERRVRNSLLKENRQGLHDQVSRAFGILSTAQTISSEETMHLLSSVRMGVNLGLIESLPISAVNEMFIFTQPAHLQKLQGGELESSERNAARANYLRQRISDASNSE, encoded by the coding sequence GTGAATTTGGATGCATTCACTCGCACGAGTGGTGAATGGCTGAGAGGAACCGGCCCGGACTCCGATATTGTGATGTCCAGCAGAATTCGCCTGGCGAGAAACCTCGCACAGTTCCCCTTTATCAATCGCTGTACGGAATCTACGTTGGGAGAGATCGAGCAGCTGATGCGGCCGATCATTACCAACCTGCCCATGCAGGAAAAGCTCTCCTATCTGAATGTAAACAAGCTCTCCAACCTGGATCGTCAGTTCATTGTTGAACGCCAGATGATCAGCCGTGAGCATGCCGAACGCTCTGGTCCCCGCGGTGTGGGACTGGATAACGAGGAAAACATCGGCATCATGGTCAATGAGGAAGACCACCTCCGCCTCCAGGTTTTACGCAGCGGATTTTCTCTCGACGAATGCTGGGACACCATCAACCGGATTGATGACCTGCTGGAATCCGAAGTCACCTACGCCTTCAGTGAAGAGTTTGGTTACCTGACCGCCTGCCCCACCAATGTGGGTACCGGAATCCGTGTCAGCGTAATGCTGCACCTGCCGGCGCTGGTCATCACGAAAGAGATTCAGAAAGTCTTCCAGGCGCTGCAGAAGATCAATCTGGCCGTCCGTGGACTGTATGGCGAAGGCAGCCAGGCCATGGGTGATTTTTACCAGATCTCCAACCAGGTCACCCTGGGGCAGACCGAGCATCAGCTGATCGACAGCATCAAGGAAGTCGTCCCCAATATCATCTCTTACGAACGGCGTGTCAGAAACTCGCTGCTCAAAGAAAATCGCCAGGGTCTGCACGATCAGGTTTCCCGTGCCTTTGGAATTTTGAGTACCGCCCAGACCATCAGTTCCGAAGAGACCATGCACCTGCTCTCCAGCGTGCGTATGGGGGTCAATTTAGGATTGATCGAAAGTCTCCCCATTTCAGCCGTGAACGAGATGTTCATCTTCACCCAGCCCGCTCACCTGCAGAAGCTGCAGGGAGGTGAACTGGAATCGAGCGAACGAAATGCGGCCCGCGCCAACTATCTCAGGCAACGTATCAGCGACGCCTCTAACTCAGAGTGA
- a CDS encoding family 16 glycoside hydrolase, with the protein MHTFVRVLFTCIVFSTSTIHAQDFQQLFNGKDLTGWEGREGFWTVEDGAIVGETTPERPAKPNTFLVWQGGDVGDFEFKAQVRFKGNNSGVQYRSELVDPQNFALKGYQADLHPKPEYFGMLYGEKTGRGIIAQRFQRVEIGAEGKPKVVAEIGDKNQKLNDWEWNELRIVAVGNRLVHQVNGVNTVDITDNHPQAFAKGVLGLQLHAGPPMRVEFKDVQYRPLAGKEAQAVLKAAVENTKKAPANKTSSTKNKKDKFDWVSAKPVPGWIWKTDNPTDNAPIYLRKQFEVANQIKAARLYFTCDNRATVWINGKDAGTATDWKNPVMLSDARKLVQTGLNQIAVKANNNGGVAAFILKLEIETADGKQLQISSTPDWKLSDQESPEWKQVRFDDSSWKLKLKSMGAFGSGPWGKPGITTRSGVDMEELAQNISIAKDFKVELLYEVPANEQGSWVSLTTDGKGRLLASDQGNKGLYRITVTEKGDAPQVDVEKMQIDLSGAQGMVWHKDALYFHKNGGNLFKVTDTNGDDQLDTAEVLPSERSGGEHGNHAVIVAEDNQHLYVIGGNHAALPPQDSIVRSHVPTWDEDLLLPREWDANGHARGRMAPGGWISRFSPESKQHEIISTGYRNEYDIALNRAGDIFTYDADMEWDLGTPWYRPTRINVAVSGSDYGWRSGSGKWPEYYEDSLPAVVNIGPGCPTGVISGQGARFPARYQDAMFALDWTFGTIYAIHLTPDGAGYKGEQEAFCYGSPLPLTDAIIGKDGALYFTIGGRGTQSALFRITYTGNKSTKPVTAELAGAEARILRRSLEAYHGKQDPAAVAAAWPHLSSSDRWLRHAARVAIESQPVEQWASKVFKEQNPQARISGAVALARMGNKSHRDAQIAALLELDPSQLSEPQFLGLLRAYALTFIRLGKPTAEQRAQVIAELDPYLPSQSKNINTELVRVLVYLESPTVIAKALDLIENRGEPEVPDWTELAGRNKNYGGRVLDMLAKHPPTHEINYAFMLRNLRDGWTMDQRRAYIEFINASAKYPGGNSYAKFLGNLRDEVLGYLSNADRAALADISGENFNPVPDFKITPPKGPGRTWTIGDASRYTSGGHLQKASFENGRNLFHSLRCAACHRFDGLGGDVGPDLTTVKNKFDARYILESIIEPSKVISDQYQSSIVITDEGRTFTGLVSKDGDKVIVYTADIKAEPIEIPAESVEEIQASPVSQMPQAMLNTLSPEEVRDLVAYLLSGGDPKARLYGK; encoded by the coding sequence ATGCATACTTTCGTCCGCGTTCTTTTTACCTGCATCGTTTTCTCAACCAGCACCATCCACGCTCAGGACTTTCAGCAGCTCTTTAACGGTAAAGATCTGACCGGCTGGGAAGGTCGAGAAGGATTCTGGACCGTAGAAGACGGAGCCATCGTGGGTGAAACCACTCCAGAGCGTCCCGCTAAACCCAACACCTTCCTCGTCTGGCAGGGGGGAGATGTAGGTGACTTTGAATTTAAAGCCCAGGTCCGCTTCAAAGGCAACAACTCAGGTGTGCAATACCGCAGCGAACTGGTCGATCCGCAGAACTTCGCACTCAAAGGCTACCAGGCCGACCTGCATCCGAAACCCGAATATTTCGGGATGCTCTACGGAGAAAAAACCGGACGGGGCATCATCGCCCAGCGTTTCCAGAGAGTCGAAATTGGAGCGGAAGGCAAGCCTAAAGTCGTCGCAGAGATCGGCGATAAAAATCAGAAACTGAACGACTGGGAATGGAACGAACTGCGGATCGTCGCGGTAGGCAACCGGCTGGTACACCAGGTGAATGGAGTCAACACCGTCGATATCACTGACAACCACCCCCAGGCGTTTGCGAAAGGGGTGCTCGGTCTGCAGCTTCACGCGGGACCACCGATGCGTGTCGAATTCAAAGACGTGCAATACCGGCCGTTAGCAGGCAAAGAAGCCCAGGCCGTACTCAAGGCAGCTGTCGAGAACACAAAGAAAGCGCCCGCTAACAAAACATCGTCCACAAAAAATAAAAAGGACAAGTTTGACTGGGTCTCTGCCAAGCCGGTTCCAGGCTGGATCTGGAAGACAGACAACCCCACCGACAACGCCCCGATCTACCTGCGGAAGCAGTTCGAAGTCGCAAATCAGATCAAAGCGGCCCGTCTCTATTTCACCTGTGACAATCGAGCCACCGTCTGGATCAACGGCAAAGACGCAGGCACCGCAACCGACTGGAAAAATCCCGTCATGCTGAGCGATGCACGCAAACTGGTGCAGACCGGCCTCAATCAGATCGCAGTGAAAGCGAACAACAACGGTGGCGTCGCAGCCTTCATCCTGAAGCTGGAAATTGAAACTGCCGATGGTAAACAGCTGCAGATCAGCTCTACTCCCGACTGGAAACTGTCGGACCAGGAGTCTCCCGAGTGGAAGCAAGTCCGCTTCGACGATTCCTCCTGGAAGCTGAAACTGAAATCAATGGGCGCCTTCGGCAGTGGTCCCTGGGGTAAACCCGGGATCACAACTCGTAGTGGTGTCGACATGGAAGAACTGGCCCAGAACATCAGCATCGCGAAGGACTTCAAAGTCGAACTGCTTTATGAAGTCCCTGCCAATGAACAAGGGAGCTGGGTTTCACTCACCACCGACGGCAAAGGACGACTGCTGGCCAGCGATCAGGGCAACAAAGGCCTCTATCGCATCACAGTCACTGAGAAAGGGGATGCCCCCCAGGTTGATGTCGAAAAAATGCAGATCGACCTTTCCGGTGCCCAGGGTATGGTCTGGCACAAAGACGCACTTTACTTCCACAAGAATGGCGGCAACCTCTTCAAAGTTACAGATACGAACGGGGACGACCAGCTCGATACCGCCGAAGTTCTTCCCAGCGAACGCAGCGGTGGCGAACACGGCAACCATGCGGTGATCGTCGCGGAAGATAATCAGCACCTGTATGTCATCGGCGGCAATCACGCCGCTCTCCCTCCTCAGGACAGCATTGTCCGTTCACACGTTCCCACCTGGGACGAAGACCTGCTGCTGCCCCGTGAATGGGATGCCAACGGACATGCCCGCGGTCGCATGGCACCGGGCGGCTGGATTTCCCGGTTCTCACCGGAATCCAAACAGCACGAGATTATCTCTACCGGCTATCGAAACGAATACGATATCGCCCTCAACCGGGCCGGTGATATCTTCACCTACGATGCAGACATGGAATGGGACCTCGGAACTCCCTGGTACCGCCCTACCCGCATCAACGTCGCCGTCAGTGGTTCCGACTATGGTTGGCGAAGTGGTTCCGGCAAATGGCCCGAATACTACGAAGACAGTCTGCCCGCCGTGGTGAATATCGGCCCCGGTTGTCCGACCGGCGTGATCAGTGGCCAGGGAGCCAGGTTCCCGGCACGCTACCAGGATGCCATGTTCGCACTCGACTGGACGTTCGGCACGATCTACGCCATTCATCTCACTCCCGATGGCGCAGGCTACAAGGGTGAGCAGGAAGCGTTCTGCTACGGTTCACCACTGCCGCTGACCGATGCGATCATTGGTAAAGACGGCGCACTCTACTTCACCATCGGTGGACGGGGAACTCAGTCAGCGCTGTTCAGAATCACCTACACCGGAAACAAATCAACCAAACCGGTTACAGCAGAACTGGCTGGCGCTGAGGCCCGCATACTGCGTCGCAGCCTGGAAGCTTATCATGGCAAACAGGATCCAGCAGCCGTCGCTGCTGCCTGGCCACACCTCTCCAGTTCTGATCGCTGGTTGCGACACGCGGCTCGTGTCGCCATCGAATCGCAGCCCGTTGAGCAGTGGGCCTCGAAGGTATTTAAGGAGCAAAACCCTCAGGCACGGATTTCCGGGGCAGTCGCCCTGGCCCGCATGGGAAACAAATCACACCGCGATGCCCAGATTGCTGCTCTGCTGGAACTGGATCCATCTCAATTGAGCGAACCACAGTTCCTGGGACTGTTACGTGCTTACGCCCTGACGTTCATTCGCCTGGGCAAACCCACGGCAGAACAACGAGCACAGGTCATTGCCGAACTCGACCCGTATCTGCCCAGCCAGAGCAAGAACATCAACACCGAACTGGTTCGTGTGCTGGTTTACCTGGAATCACCAACCGTGATTGCCAAAGCCCTGGATCTGATTGAAAACCGGGGGGAACCTGAAGTCCCCGACTGGACCGAGCTGGCGGGACGCAATAAAAACTATGGCGGGCGTGTCCTCGACATGCTGGCCAAGCATCCGCCCACGCATGAAATCAATTATGCATTCATGCTGCGAAATCTGCGTGACGGCTGGACCATGGATCAGCGTCGAGCCTACATCGAGTTCATCAACGCCTCAGCGAAATACCCGGGAGGCAACAGCTATGCCAAGTTCCTGGGGAACCTGCGTGACGAAGTACTCGGATATCTCTCCAACGCCGATCGCGCTGCTCTGGCCGATATCAGTGGTGAGAATTTCAATCCCGTTCCTGATTTCAAAATCACTCCCCCTAAAGGCCCGGGACGAACCTGGACGATCGGCGATGCCAGCCGATACACTTCCGGCGGACACCTGCAGAAAGCCAGTTTCGAGAATGGCCGGAACCTCTTCCATTCCCTGCGTTGTGCTGCCTGCCACCGCTTTGACGGACTGGGGGGCGATGTCGGTCCCGACCTGACGACCGTGAAAAACAAGTTCGATGCCCGTTATATCCTCGAATCGATTATCGAACCGAGTAAGGTAATTTCCGATCAATACCAATCCTCGATCGTGATCACCGATGAAGGGCGTACTTTCACTGGTCTCGTTTCGAAAGACGGCGACAAAGTGATTGTCTACACGGCCGACATCAAGGCAGAGCCGATCGAGATCCCGGCAGAGAGCGTCGAAGAAATCCAGGCATCTCCTGTCTCGCAGATGCCCCAGGCAATGCTGAATACACTCAGCCCCGAGGAAGTTCGGGATCTGGTCGCCTACCTGCTGTCAGGCGGCGATCCCAAGGCTCGACTCTACGGGAAATAG
- a CDS encoding ABC1 kinase family protein yields MNYGFDDLVDQLGLRRYLRWGRRLLFWKRTEPEIKLTRAKRIRLALESLGVTFIKFGQVVSTRPDLVPRDVVAELEKLQERVPSFPGEIAIAIIERELGEPIDKLYAEFDPVPLAAGSLGQVHKARHHDGTPLVVKVKRPDIDRVIEQDLSLMHELATMIERHFPDAEVFDPVGLVNQFSRTIHRELQFSREARSTDEFYRLFQDDATLYVPKIYSEMTQGDIITMEFIDGYRIDDEQELQNLPISPHEVAANGARIFMKMTFEFGVFHADPHPGNFRVLHDGSLCLIDYGMIGVLEDERRDLLVDLLLNVAKKDTNKLVDVVLNIGKAKRAVDHQLLRADLRDFIGNYYGIPLDQISVGKMLTDFINILAIHRIRCPVDIMLLIRAMITLEGVASRIAPELNIAQEMEPYIYKLSSERYHPRAIASRIWSEACSFSKVMHDLPEQVGRTLGKLADDELQIHLDHKGIDHLTTEMDRSGNRLAIGMVMSSLILASAITISSDTRLVYISIPIFMMSSLLGIWLIYGVFRSGRL; encoded by the coding sequence ATGAACTATGGTTTTGATGATCTCGTTGATCAGTTGGGGCTGAGACGTTATCTCCGCTGGGGCCGCAGGCTGCTGTTCTGGAAACGCACCGAGCCTGAAATCAAGCTCACCCGTGCCAAACGCATTCGCCTTGCCCTGGAAAGTCTGGGCGTCACGTTTATCAAATTCGGTCAGGTGGTCAGCACGCGTCCCGATCTGGTGCCCCGCGATGTCGTCGCGGAACTGGAAAAATTACAGGAACGGGTTCCATCATTTCCCGGTGAAATCGCGATTGCCATTATTGAACGCGAACTGGGAGAGCCCATTGATAAGCTGTATGCCGAGTTTGATCCTGTTCCCCTGGCCGCCGGTTCGCTGGGGCAGGTTCATAAAGCCCGTCACCACGACGGTACACCTCTTGTGGTCAAGGTAAAGCGGCCCGACATCGACCGGGTAATCGAGCAGGACCTGAGCCTGATGCACGAACTGGCGACCATGATCGAACGCCATTTTCCGGATGCGGAAGTCTTCGATCCGGTGGGACTGGTCAATCAGTTTTCACGTACGATCCATCGCGAACTGCAGTTCAGCAGAGAAGCCCGCTCGACCGATGAGTTTTATCGCCTGTTCCAGGATGATGCCACGCTGTATGTTCCCAAAATCTATTCCGAGATGACCCAGGGCGATATCATTACCATGGAATTCATCGACGGCTATCGGATTGATGACGAACAGGAACTGCAAAACCTGCCCATCAGTCCGCATGAGGTCGCCGCCAACGGTGCGCGGATCTTCATGAAGATGACGTTCGAGTTCGGAGTGTTCCACGCGGATCCGCATCCGGGGAATTTCCGGGTCCTGCACGATGGTTCGCTCTGCCTGATCGATTACGGCATGATCGGAGTACTGGAAGACGAACGCCGCGATCTACTGGTCGACCTGTTACTGAACGTGGCTAAAAAGGATACGAACAAACTCGTCGATGTTGTATTGAATATCGGCAAAGCCAAGCGGGCCGTCGATCATCAGTTGCTCCGGGCGGATCTCCGCGATTTCATCGGCAATTATTATGGAATCCCGCTGGATCAGATCAGTGTCGGCAAGATGCTGACCGATTTTATCAATATTCTGGCGATTCACCGCATTCGCTGCCCGGTCGATATCATGCTGCTGATTCGGGCCATGATCACCCTGGAAGGGGTGGCTTCCCGGATTGCCCCTGAACTGAATATCGCCCAGGAAATGGAACCGTACATTTATAAACTCTCCTCGGAGCGTTATCATCCGCGTGCGATTGCCAGCCGGATCTGGTCCGAGGCCTGCAGCTTTTCCAAGGTGATGCATGATCTGCCGGAGCAGGTGGGGCGAACCCTGGGGAAACTGGCCGATGACGAACTGCAGATCCACCTGGATCACAAAGGCATTGATCACCTCACGACCGAAATGGACCGCTCCGGGAACCGCCTGGCGATCGGAATGGTAATGTCGTCGCTGATCCTCGCATCGGCCATCACGATTTCATCGGACACGCGGCTGGTTTATATCAGCATTCCGATTTTCATGATGTCGAGTCTGTTGGGAATCTGGCTGATCTACGGTGTCTTCCGCAGCGGACGATTGTAA
- a CDS encoding PQQ-binding-like beta-propeller repeat protein codes for MRILQGILLLLILFTNPVCQAGDWPQILGPYRNAHAADETIAASWPAGGPELKWQRPVGSGFAGVAVFQNTLVLFHRVGDQEIVEALNAVTGEPIWKQSAPVSYRGTFNPNDGPIAVPLIHNNWVYTFGITGRLQCLELKTGKVVWSRDTHKEFQVSDGYFGVGSTPIIVEEKLLVNVGGKRKNAGVVAFSLDKGFTLWQALQDDASYSSPTSAFLHGRFYAIFITRLHLTGLDPKNGNVLFQFPFGKRGPTVNGADPVVIGNNVFATASYGVGGFWGQIEQIGTREIWRSEKPMSSQYTTPIEYDGKLIGIDGRQDIGTARLICFDPQTRKVAWAENDFGYATLLEADNKLIIMKTDGTLVLAEASLDAYKELASEQIFHSTTRALPALSNGLLYVRDSKTLKCLKLGSDAPVTPEKTTTN; via the coding sequence ATGAGAATTCTGCAAGGCATCTTACTGCTGCTCATCCTCTTCACCAATCCCGTTTGTCAGGCGGGAGACTGGCCCCAGATTCTGGGTCCCTATCGAAATGCTCATGCTGCTGACGAAACCATCGCAGCGTCCTGGCCTGCAGGCGGACCGGAATTGAAATGGCAGCGTCCCGTCGGTAGTGGATTTGCAGGCGTTGCAGTCTTTCAGAATACGCTGGTGCTCTTTCATCGGGTTGGCGATCAGGAAATCGTCGAAGCACTCAACGCTGTTACTGGAGAACCGATCTGGAAACAGTCCGCCCCAGTCAGCTACCGGGGAACCTTCAACCCCAATGACGGTCCGATCGCGGTCCCTTTAATCCATAACAATTGGGTTTACACATTTGGCATCACGGGTCGTCTGCAATGCCTGGAACTGAAGACCGGCAAGGTAGTCTGGTCCCGCGACACTCATAAAGAATTCCAGGTCAGTGACGGGTACTTCGGAGTCGGCAGCACGCCCATCATTGTGGAAGAGAAGCTGCTGGTCAACGTGGGTGGTAAACGTAAGAATGCCGGCGTGGTCGCGTTTTCCCTGGACAAGGGTTTTACCTTGTGGCAGGCACTGCAGGACGATGCCAGCTACTCATCGCCAACCTCTGCCTTTCTACACGGTCGCTTCTATGCCATCTTCATCACCCGGCTGCACCTGACCGGCCTGGATCCGAAGAACGGCAATGTGCTGTTTCAGTTCCCCTTTGGTAAGCGGGGCCCTACGGTGAATGGTGCCGACCCGGTGGTGATCGGCAACAACGTCTTTGCGACAGCCAGCTACGGGGTGGGCGGTTTCTGGGGCCAGATTGAACAGATCGGCACGCGTGAAATCTGGCGCAGCGAAAAGCCGATGTCCAGTCAGTACACGACGCCGATTGAATATGATGGCAAACTGATCGGCATTGATGGTCGTCAGGATATCGGCACAGCCCGCCTGATTTGCTTTGACCCCCAGACACGCAAAGTCGCATGGGCCGAGAACGATTTTGGATACGCGACCTTACTTGAAGCCGACAACAAACTCATTATCATGAAAACCGATGGCACACTGGTACTGGCCGAAGCCTCCCTGGATGCCTATAAAGAACTGGCCAGCGAGCAGATCTTCCACTCCACGACACGGGCTCTGCCTGCCCTGTCTAATGGTCTACTTTACGTCAGAGATTCAAAAACATTGAAATGTCTCAAGCTGGGGTCAGATGCCCCGGTCACTCCTGAAAAAACGACTACGAACTAG
- the hemL gene encoding glutamate-1-semialdehyde 2,1-aminomutase, translating to MTARSRTRSEAEFERALKVIPGGVNSPARAFGAVGGHPVVIDRGEGQYLYDIDGNRYIDFVGSWGPHILGHLHPQVMSGIEEALKKGTSFGAPTVLESELAELVAELVPSVEKVRMVNSGTEAAMSAIRLARGYTGRDKIIKFAGCYHGHVDSLLVQAGSGALTLGAPSSPGVPQGCTADTLVLEYNDIEQLKETFSQAGDQIAGVILEPVVGNMGVVLPEPGFLETVRELCTQHQSVFIMDEVMTGFRVALGGAQQRFGVTPDICMLGKVIGGGMPVGAYGGKAEIMDAISPVGSVYQAGTLSGNPIAMASGIATLQCLRETNPYPELETKTQRLTKGLSAAASKAGLPHTLAECGSMFTLFFNPEKVTSFAVSSQNDTERFARYFQGMLDRGIYLPCSQFEANFASTCMTDEDIDQTIQAAEEVLQSIG from the coding sequence ATGACAGCCCGCTCCCGTACGCGAAGTGAAGCAGAATTTGAACGCGCCCTGAAGGTCATTCCGGGAGGAGTGAACAGCCCGGCGCGGGCATTTGGCGCCGTGGGCGGACACCCGGTCGTCATTGATCGCGGCGAGGGACAGTACCTGTATGACATCGACGGCAACCGCTACATCGATTTCGTCGGTTCCTGGGGCCCCCACATTCTGGGACACCTGCATCCCCAGGTCATGTCTGGAATCGAAGAGGCACTCAAAAAAGGAACCAGTTTTGGCGCGCCCACGGTTCTGGAAAGTGAACTGGCGGAACTGGTAGCGGAACTGGTTCCCTCCGTCGAGAAAGTCCGTATGGTGAATTCAGGAACCGAAGCCGCCATGAGTGCGATTCGTCTGGCACGCGGCTACACCGGTCGGGATAAGATCATCAAGTTTGCCGGCTGTTATCACGGGCACGTCGACAGCCTGCTCGTTCAGGCAGGCAGTGGTGCGTTAACTTTAGGCGCTCCCTCCAGCCCCGGTGTTCCCCAGGGATGCACAGCCGATACCCTGGTCCTGGAGTACAACGACATTGAGCAACTCAAGGAAACATTCTCCCAGGCAGGTGACCAGATCGCAGGTGTGATCCTCGAACCGGTCGTGGGTAACATGGGGGTCGTCCTGCCGGAACCGGGATTCCTCGAAACGGTCAGAGAACTTTGTACCCAGCACCAGTCGGTCTTCATCATGGATGAAGTCATGACCGGATTTCGTGTTGCCCTCGGTGGAGCACAACAGCGGTTCGGGGTGACTCCCGACATCTGCATGCTGGGTAAAGTCATTGGCGGCGGCATGCCTGTCGGCGCTTATGGCGGAAAAGCGGAGATTATGGATGCGATCTCTCCGGTTGGCTCGGTCTACCAGGCGGGGACCTTGTCGGGAAATCCAATCGCGATGGCCTCCGGTATCGCAACGCTCCAGTGTCTGCGGGAAACTAATCCCTACCCGGAACTGGAAACGAAGACGCAGCGACTGACAAAAGGGCTCTCCGCAGCCGCCTCCAAAGCAGGTCTGCCTCACACGCTTGCTGAATGTGGCTCGATGTTTACGCTGTTCTTCAATCCCGAAAAAGTGACCAGCTTTGCGGTCTCTTCCCAGAACGATACAGAGCGATTTGCCCGCTATTTCCAGGGCATGCTCGACCGGGGGATCTATCTGCCCTGCAGCCAGTTTGAAGCCAACTTCGCTTCTACCTGCATGACAGATGAAGATATCGACCAGACGATTCAGGCAGCAGAAGAAGTGCTGCAGAGTATCGGCTGA
- a CDS encoding M42 family metallopeptidase — translation MEAKSLEFLKNLLHSPAPSGYERPIQEVVRAYVKEFADEVKTDLHGNVIAAVNPGAKRRVMFAGHCDQIGLLVQHIDDDGYLWANLIGGWDIQMLLGQNMQVHTDSGPIHGVIARKAIHLLTPEERKTVPEIKDLWIDIGAKNGAEAREKVAIGDPITFELGFRPMLNQLASAPGMDNRVGVWVVMEALRQASEKSPEFGVFSVSTVQEEIGLRGAQTSAYSIQPEVGIAVDVTHATDCPAVSKKENGEINVGDGPVVYRGPNVNPVVFSTLTDLAEKNDISCQINSISRPAGNDANAMQLNQGGMATGIVAIPNRYMHSPVEVVSLEDLEHAANLLAAFCLEINEQTDFTP, via the coding sequence ATGGAAGCGAAATCCCTGGAATTCCTCAAAAACCTACTCCATTCTCCCGCCCCCTCGGGATACGAGCGGCCCATTCAGGAGGTTGTGCGGGCGTATGTGAAAGAGTTTGCTGACGAAGTGAAAACTGACCTGCACGGCAATGTGATCGCCGCCGTCAATCCCGGAGCAAAACGACGGGTGATGTTCGCTGGCCACTGTGACCAGATTGGTCTGCTGGTACAGCATATTGATGATGACGGCTACCTGTGGGCGAATCTGATCGGTGGCTGGGATATCCAGATGCTGCTCGGTCAGAACATGCAGGTCCACACCGATTCGGGGCCGATCCACGGCGTGATCGCCCGGAAGGCAATTCACCTGCTGACCCCGGAAGAACGCAAAACCGTGCCCGAGATCAAGGACCTCTGGATCGACATCGGAGCTAAGAATGGAGCGGAAGCCCGTGAGAAAGTCGCGATCGGGGATCCCATTACATTCGAGCTCGGTTTCCGACCGATGCTGAACCAGTTAGCTTCTGCCCCCGGGATGGATAACCGCGTCGGGGTCTGGGTTGTCATGGAGGCCTTGCGCCAGGCGAGTGAAAAGTCACCTGAGTTCGGCGTCTTCTCGGTTTCGACGGTTCAGGAAGAGATCGGCCTGCGTGGGGCACAGACCAGTGCTTACTCAATTCAGCCTGAGGTCGGGATTGCCGTCGATGTGACCCATGCCACCGACTGTCCCGCGGTCAGTAAAAAGGAAAATGGCGAGATCAATGTCGGCGATGGCCCGGTCGTCTACCGCGGTCCGAATGTGAACCCGGTTGTGTTCTCAACGCTCACCGATCTGGCGGAGAAAAACGACATCTCCTGTCAGATTAACTCGATTTCGCGTCCCGCTGGTAACGATGCCAATGCGATGCAGTTGAACCAGGGAGGCATGGCGACCGGTATCGTCGCCATCCCCAACCGGTACATGCACAGCCCGGTCGAGGTCGTCTCGCTGGAAGACCTCGAACACGCGGCTAATCTTCTGGCTGCATTCTGCCTGGAGATCAATGAACAGACGGATTTCACTCCGTAG
- a CDS encoding HDOD domain-containing protein encodes MTDWTKLRRELIGEGKQSPLPPEIKLPMLPKAVMEFSRKAEDPASTPKELSKIIETDAGISCELLRMVNSSAFGLRRKVSSIQQTITLLGIRSTKLFLVTTGLKQAMATSDSKLINLPNFWSTNLERALMAREIAMLMKVDADVAFSAAMLEDFLLPILSKELFDLYLKFTINQDSDPCLLSEYERRHFSWDHSAAAANVMLDWSFPDDLICAVYLHHEGLKLLTDDKLGKTAATAVAVASLIPDPLRQNPQGLDQLLTLNDAWPEFKLFELADKIDQELREEATTTGNYLSLKNRLEKHALLLETE; translated from the coding sequence ATGACGGACTGGACAAAGCTGCGTAGAGAACTGATCGGTGAAGGTAAACAAAGCCCGCTGCCTCCGGAAATTAAGCTTCCGATGCTGCCCAAAGCAGTGATGGAATTTTCGCGGAAGGCTGAAGATCCTGCATCGACTCCCAAAGAGCTGAGCAAGATCATCGAAACCGACGCCGGAATTTCCTGTGAACTGTTGAGAATGGTTAACTCCAGCGCGTTCGGATTACGCCGGAAGGTTTCTTCGATTCAACAGACAATTACGCTGCTGGGAATTCGTTCGACGAAGCTCTTCCTGGTCACCACCGGTCTGAAGCAGGCGATGGCAACCAGCGATTCCAAGCTGATCAACCTGCCCAACTTCTGGAGTACCAACCTGGAACGGGCACTGATGGCACGCGAGATTGCCATGCTGATGAAGGTCGACGCCGATGTGGCTTTTTCAGCAGCCATGCTGGAAGACTTTCTGCTGCCCATCCTTTCTAAAGAACTCTTTGATCTGTATTTAAAATTCACGATCAACCAGGACAGCGATCCCTGTCTGTTGAGTGAATATGAACGCCGGCATTTCAGCTGGGATCACTCGGCAGCTGCAGCTAACGTGATGCTGGACTGGTCATTTCCTGATGACTTGATCTGTGCCGTCTATCTGCACCATGAGGGTTTGAAACTGCTCACAGATGACAAACTCGGTAAAACAGCTGCAACTGCCGTGGCGGTCGCTTCGCTGATCCCGGATCCCCTCAGACAGAATCCGCAGGGGCTCGATCAGTTACTGACTTTGAATGATGCCTGGCCCGAATTCAAGCTGTTTGAACTGGCCGACAAGATTGATCAGGAATTGAGAGAAGAAGCCACAACGACGGGAAATTATCTGTCGTTGAAAAATCGGCTCGAAAAACATGCATTGCTCCTGGAAACTGAGTAA